The genomic region CCCCGTGAAGGACTTGAGCACATAGGCCATCGTCCAGCCGCCGATGACCCCGTAGTATGAGAGAATGACGAAACCGGCGACGACCCCCATCCAACCGACGATGGGCCACATCCCGCCCTTGATTTTCTGGAAGGACCCGACTGCGTTGAGTTGCGCGTTGCGGCCGATGGCCATTTCAGCGAGCATAACGGAGAAGCCGATGACAAATACAAGAGCCACGTAGATCAG from Thermovirga sp. harbors:
- a CDS encoding sodium-dependent transporter, with amino-acid sequence MSNETQREQWGTRWGYILACAGSAVGLGNIWRFPYITGLHGGAAFVLIYVALVFVIGFSVMLAEMAIGRNAQLNAVGSFQKIKGGMWPIVGWMGVVAGFVILSYYGVIGGWTMAYVLKSFTG